One window of the Granulicella arctica genome contains the following:
- a CDS encoding FmdB family zinc ribbon protein yields MPLYEYECTACHKHTEKIQKFSDPEITTCPHCSGTLKRVITAPAISFKGGGWYADGYGNAKPAGDSKTTPAVSSKTDSASSSSDSSSATPVAAPAAAPAAAQAATTSTSDKK; encoded by the coding sequence ATGCCGCTCTACGAGTACGAATGCACCGCCTGCCACAAGCACACCGAGAAGATCCAGAAGTTCTCTGATCCGGAGATCACCACCTGCCCGCACTGCAGTGGGACCCTCAAGCGCGTCATCACCGCACCGGCCATCTCCTTCAAAGGCGGAGGCTGGTACGCCGATGGTTACGGCAACGCCAAGCCTGCAGGCGACAGCAAGACGACGCCCGCCGTATCGTCGAAGACCGACAGCGCCTCGTCAAGCTCTGACAGTAGCAGCGCGACACCCGTCGCCGCTCCCGCAGCAGCCCCAGCCGCAGCACAGGCCGCTACCACTTCTACTTCAGACAAGAAGTAG
- a CDS encoding DUF6496 domain-containing protein: MATKKAASKKAPAKKSAGKKAPARKTAARKYSPAASKSVETEMKAMKQGKLKSGSGQKVTNPKQAIAIGLSEARKAGKKVPPPPAKD; this comes from the coding sequence ATGGCTACGAAGAAGGCCGCATCGAAGAAGGCTCCGGCGAAAAAGTCTGCGGGAAAGAAGGCTCCTGCTAGAAAAACTGCGGCACGGAAGTACAGTCCGGCTGCGAGCAAGAGTGTCGAGACTGAGATGAAGGCGATGAAGCAGGGCAAGCTGAAGAGTGGCAGCGGTCAGAAGGTGACCAATCCCAAGCAGGCGATTGCGATCGGTCTCTCGGAGGCTCGGAAGGCTGGTAAGAAAGTGCCACCGCCGCCCGCTAAGGATTAG